A region from the Populus trichocarpa isolate Nisqually-1 chromosome 18, P.trichocarpa_v4.1, whole genome shotgun sequence genome encodes:
- the LOC18107537 gene encoding uncharacterized protein LOC18107537, with protein MATSATNSTLKKEKKATPSSHPHTSTRKQGVSRPASPSSGSTNKDNSSTPSGKPIPNYLKPTFSSRPEPLKQVKKTGHEDTTQKPALLRRRSFDRPPSLHHHVQKLDPSSDPKERLGRDRIIGTARSSSFSSKNVTSPKTVVDRNAPTHKPGKSHQPLTTRTIGRSISLSNKKVTNAPVLPKEPVSHDGTLNLDLETMLESNEESFLAHETEEILNDVSEEQVPSDSPKAENEEVHIDAEETEVNNGEDEKLIKGSNIPTVAGGEINVSALAKPVEETETELHQENEDQLEGEDNNGKLEESINANANPEEGIADEAKVEAVDKERVEENIVNDNAVSDEELVGEEKKHEDMNQGNEGSEELKPHEGQDQVVKNVHEEEKAPDAADSQKKQVVQGSKKESHAAYNDVIEETKNKLLEERKNKVKALVGAFETVIDYESGSK; from the coding sequence atggcAACAAGTGCAACCAATAGCACcttgaagaaggagaagaaggccACACCCTCTTCACATCCTCACACGAGTACTCGCAAGCAAGGAGTTTCAAGACCAGCCAGCCCTTCATCAGGCTCCACGAACAAGGATAATTCCAGCACCCCATCAGGAAAACCTATCCCAAACTACCTCAAGCCTACGTTTAGCTCAAGACCTGAGCCCTTAAAACAAGTTAAGAAAACTGGCCATGAAGACACCACTCAAAAGCCTGCTCTTCTTAGAAGAAGATCCTTTGATAGGCCTCCATCTCTTCATCACCATGTACAAAAACTAGACCCCTCATCAGATCCTAAAGAGAGACTGGGTCGGGACAGAATAATAGGCACTGCCCgatcttcatctttttcatcaaaaaatgtTACTTCACCAAAAACTGTTGTGGACAGGAATGCCCCAACACATAAGCCAGGAAAATCTCATCAGCCACTGACTACAAGGACAATAGGGAGGAGTATTAGTCTCTCTAACAAGAAAGTGACCAATGCTCCTGTTTTGCCGAAGGAGCCAGTTAGTCATGATGGAACTCTCAATTTGGATCTTGAAACCATGCTAGAAAGCAATGAAGAGTCTTTCTTGGCTCATGAAACTGAAGAGATACTGAATGATGTGAGCGAGGAACAAGTTCCTTCTGATTCACCAAAGGCTGAAAATGAGGAAGTGCATATTGATGCTGAAGAAACTGAAGTTAACAATGGTGAAGATGAGAAGCTCATCAAGGGTTCTAACATTCCCACGGTCGCTGGAGGAGAAATTAATGTCTCCGCATTAGCTAAACCGGTTGAAGAAACAGAAACTGAGTTGCATCAAGAAAACGAAGACCAACTTGAAGGAGAGGATAATAATGGCAAATTAGAAGAAAGCATCAACGCTAATGCTAACCCTGAAGAGGGTATCGCAGATGAGGCTAAAGTTGAGGCTGTTGATAAAGAAAGAGTGGAAGAGAACATTGTGAACGACAATGCAGTTTCTGATGAAGAACTTGTGGGTGAAGAAAAGAAGCATGAAGACATGAACCAAGGTAATGAAGGAAGTGAGGAACTTAAGCCCCATGAAGGACAAGATCAAGTAGTGAAAAATgttcatgaagaagaaaaagcaCCAGATGCAGCTGATTCGCAAAAGAAGCAAGTTGTACAAGGAAGCAAGAAGGAATCTCATGCTGCATACAATGATGTGATCGAAGAGACTAAGAATAAGCTACTTGAGGAGAGAAAGAACAAGGTGAAGGCACTGGTTGGGGCTTTTGAGACAGTCATAGACTATGAATCTGGTTCTAAATAA